TAATGTCAAAAATTGGATGTGATATTATTGGCTTTGGATATGGTCGTCCTTTATAAAATGCAAGTATTAATTGCTGCTCCTCCCACACATATCACCATTCCTGCCACCTTTGCTATCCGCGTTGCTTGCTTCAAGTTCACTTTCTCCATTATGTGTAAGTTTTGGTCGCCAACACGAGCATACTTTAATCAGTTTAGGTTTATTTTCTCCCTTCCATCCaacctttttaattaacttaagaTTAATTACATGATTTTTGAAAGACAATATaggttgatttttaaaaatgaaacagGTTTCAAACAAGAATTATTAAAGTCtcacttttgatattttgtaaagatAATGATTAGGGTAATTATTAGTAATTCAATTCTcgataaaatttatatatatatatcaattctcgataaaatttatatagttaAGTCTAAACAACTTTACTCTTTTACgtcaaaagtataaaaaaatacctAAATAAGAAGGAGAGGATGAACGTTGAGACAAAAAGTTGCATCTCCAAAAGTTGTTGAGGTGTAATCAACCGCCACTCGATAAGCATTCATTATAAGAGTTATCCTAAAAACTCaattcattaatataattaaattaccaTCATTTTCATGAttcaacattatttatttgacattaaaataacactaaaataatttttacttaataactattaaattaaacaatactattttttaataggTAATTAATAcggttattattattattattattattattattattattattattattattattattattattattattattattaaacattaatgAAGTACAAACCCTATcagtgaaatgaaaaaaacattGGCAGAGCTGTTTGAAAGACAATGATCTCTTTCTCCATTCTGAAACATagtatacaaatatatcaaatggTTAGCTTGGTTTCAACGAAGTTATGCTCGTATTGACGGTtcgagaataaaaaaaattagacgtatccttttaaaagtaaagttaGTGGGACTAAGATGAGATTGCCAATGGCTTGACGatagaagatgaaaatataCGTGTTCATACGAATAGTGAAGGCAGCCTTCAACATTAAGCTCATTCCAGCAAAAGTAATTTCAACTAAAATTGCAACAATGTAAGGCTTCTTGGAACCCATTTTTAGTAAGGTGAAGAATGATATGAAACTCAGTGTAGATTTCTGGGTTTTTGGCTGTCCGTTATATAAGGGCAAGTTCGAGGGCTGCAGATAGGAGAATACAAGGGAAGctgaatgaaaaaataatgataatgataaacACTCGTACGAAAACACAAAAGTATTTTAGACAATATTCTTTGTTTAGAAATGAGTCGTTCATATACATCATATGTGGTTAATAACGTGATAAGTGAATtatgtaatttgaattttaagtaaataacatatttcaataaaaaaaaatgattttgggCTGATTTTAGGTttgccttttgttttttcaaaaaaatatcttgCTGCtgaaaattgataaaaatcgacatggataaattttaaacatttttttatatttataaatattttaatttagtttttatatttgaaaatatatgtttatgattTTGGTAATGctgtttagtttttagttttatatgtCACTTATCAgcttcttttcctttcactTGTGAACCATTTGTGTCTAAAATAAGGTGGGAAAGCTTGACTTCTAACTCATCCTttcctatatatttttatctaatGTTAATgtgtataataattaaatatagaaacaaCTTTCTTTCACTGCCAATTCCATATTCATATATTGGAATTCTTTGACAAacatagaaaagagaaattagcCCCCTTTGGATTTTTCAAAGATAtgttaattttcttgtttataaTGGATCCTAGTCaagtttttagaaacaaaaaataatactattttttactttttacttttctacTTCTTCAcatgtgttttcttttcatttgttttaatatttgagattgattttgaaattgttaaaatcataattattaatgGCTCGAAAACACATGTTTAAAccactaaaatttaatatattatttaatttcacttttaaatgtaattttcatatcataagcaacaactttttaatataattaaaaatatcttcaTAAACTTTggctatttaattttagtattttataatcacttttaaatatgtttttaaacgGAGatgataaaacaaacaaagaaaaagcaaGAGGCATTAAACCAAGGATAATTAAGATCAAAATCCAATGAGTTATAGAAAACACAACTTGAACttgaaaaacatttcaaaatactATATGCTGATTAATTAGACCTTGTGAAGCTCCAATCTCtattcatataataaaaattttaattaaaatttaaaaactaaaatcattATTATGGCACACAAgactaaaagaataaaaacattaaGAAACAAAGTTCAACAAACTTATAAGTATATAAAGAATGAAtctagagtttttttttcttcttattttattcctacaacaaaaaaaaaaatatttgaaagcaATTCTCATGTTTTCTATCGTCACCTAGCTTGTTCATCATGTTTCAACATTGAGAGTAAAAAAACGTTGTTTGAGCAACCATATATACACGTACACAATATGGAAATagaatatgaataataataatcaaactcctattttcaaaagttgaatatgatataatatttttttaaaaaaatcacatgaaatgaaagaatgacGTAAATTACTCAgaacaataaataaagtagaatttaataatttagttggactaaaaaataatatatcaaaccTATAAAGTTTGGCGTggatatcattttttttaaaaaaaatacaatgttAGACATGGGATAAAAGTAGAAAGTTCCTACTGTCTACTAGCTCTTCTTTAACAATTCGTGAACATTTTATGAGTTATTTCTATAgacagttttcaaaatatatattgtaatttctctAAGAACAATGGGCCAAAAAGTTTTCTCATTagtttagataaattttgtcCATTTAAATACTAATCTTCACCAATCACAACTAGATTGATTGGTACTGGATCAATTATATGCAACATGCAATCCCAACAATAATCTGCCAAGATGAACCAAGATTTTATCGATTTTAATAATGCTTTCTAACTGagtaattattatatatatgttttgaatttataagtttattaGAGTTGCCACTTGAGTTTGTCcaactttatttaaaattaattcaattgttagattaatttttatcgactatattttaattttgtgattaaccactttttgtaaaatcaaagttatttgtttagttagaataactaaattaattaggtTAGACTAAGTAATactaaatatatagtaaattatttaaattagttttgattGTTAAAAGCCAAGATAAATGTGAATGTTaatattctttcaaattaaaaaaaaattaatcattttgaatttttagcaAACGATaaatcatttcttcttcttccaaaaatcaaaattgttgAAGATTGATTGGCAGACATCGAAAACTCAATCGAAAAGAATGGAGATTTTAACTGTAAGGAAAGGTGAATCGATTTGCTTTCAAGCATTTTAAAGGCGATAAGATttattctaaacttttaagttCTATGTTTACTGTATACTCTTAATCTGTTTGAtgaaataatagaaagaaacTTAGAGTTGAATTCCCACACGTTTGGGGGATTATGAAGTTGGTTGGATCTAACGtatgtgtttgtttctttGCTTGGTTGTTAAAATCCTACCTTTTTTCAATTAGAAAACTACAAATCACTTTCTTTCATCCTTATCTAGGAAACAATGGTGAAATATATAGTTGAATatcatcttctttttaactCAGATAATTAATGTGTGTTCAATCAACTGCCCCTTTGTGATTTTGTCCTCCTTTCAAGATTGCTTAGCAAAAACAAGGAACAACAAATCTAACCTCAATGCCAATCCTTCAATTGATGCGTCTCCTTTCAAGATTTTTGACATTCTTTCTTCAGGGACGTTTTTCTATTTGCAAGAATGGTAATAGTTAATACTTAATTGGAAGCTTGGGTACAATAATGATAtcaagcttttggatgaactTATCCCAACTCTTGAATAGAGATTTCCAGATCAggtaatgaaaataataaagcaGCAGCGCTCTCGAACAGATTAAGAGCATACAGTAAACATCAACTCTAGCAAAGGAAAGAATGATGGAGTTTTGGCCACGAAACGTGCcaacgcaaaaaaaaaaaaaaaagtcaactTCTTTGCATTGGCAAAGACCAAAATTCTTGTAGACGGATCAACTTTACTCTAATTACATCTAAAGTAATTAGAAATTAGCATGGTTTAACTATcctaattaaaacaaaattagagtTATATGAACACTACTTAGCTTCGTAGCTTCCCATAATCTTCTCGCAAACTTGCCACTAGATTTGGCCCACTATTCTCTAGATTTAGAGTTATGtgaagaaaattgagagagGTGAAAATTGGAGGAAGAATTAAGTTTGAGATTTGGGAGAGAAATGACTTTcgtataattttgtaaaaaaacaaaattttcaaaagtctttataaaaaatgaaaataagtctTTAAATAACCTAATTAGTTGGTCGAGTCTCAACATCTAACATTCCACTAActattagtggaacttagtggggTATGTAAACACCTATTTCGAAGTCAaacattaattcaaaatatttttcttgatagaATGTTTATCTTGACGGTCATGTACGTCAAAAAAgtcttattattttgttgaagaaatacaaaaaaaaaaacgttaaaaaaaatgtgaattcTTGATTTCCATGATTTCcttaaagaaatacaaaagtctctttaattgaaattattgtttcaaatattgaagTAACGAGggataaaataagaaattaacaaatattttcaattcaagacTTGAAATTTAACCATCATATTTTAAACGAGTGGTACGGGTGCTAACATCTTCCTCATACACcataaaaaagattggtggtgactctttttttgttttgttttaaaactaatcAATTTTGAAGATGTTGACCGCTCCACGTCGATTTAGGCATGACAAGTATATATtagtgttttatttataattatgtttttgtttgtgtctattcttaaaatttaaaataataaaaaaagttgagtcAATTCCATGACTATccaattacaaaacaatattttaatttgaagtgGATAATGCTTGAATTTCATCCTTCTTTTTACAAAAGATTGAACCTCTGACAAGGTTGAAAGTACATTCTTTATGTATTACATCAAGCTATTAACTGCATATTACTGCATACTCTGATAAAAATACAACTacaaagagaagagagagaaactaaTTCATatagtatgaaaaaaaaagttaatgagTACAAAGACATGTAATTTTAGACTATCGTGGAGTCAACTTGAGAACGATTGGCCGGCTCTTCAGACTCTTTTTGTGGTAGAGAATCTGGAGACGATGGTCGTTCTTGGTTAGTTGGAGTAACCACAagctctttgttttttccccATAAAACACTGTAAAGACTTGTTACTAGCAAAATTGCACCGATCACACTGTCAATACACacaacatatattacaatcaagtatttaattttacgtCTAATAAATCTTTTAACCTATgagataatttaaaatatataggagagtgaataatatataaaaattattaatgtaGAAATATGGTTTATACCTTCCCAAGTAAATTCCTTCGGCCAAAAATAGTTGAGAACCGATGATGGTTGCGACTAAATTCAAGGGCATCATCATGGCTTGGAAAACTGGACCCTTTTCTTTGATTACCCAACATTGTGCATTGTTTGCAATTCCAATCACCAAAATACCCTGAATCACGTCAccacattattttaattctatcatatgaaaaatgaaattttgctatatttgtaaacattttataattcattttactatatttaaaaacaatattttaattaaataaatattttatcaaacaattaaaattaaatatatttatatgatcTCTTATTGAAacttatttaagatttgtggagagggagagaaagaTGCTTACACAATAGAGAACAGCATAGAGTCTAACATTCCAACCCAATTTCCATTCTGAAGGATCTCTTTCCACAATAATAGCCACAACAAAGCACTGAACTACACTCATCACTGTTTGAGCGCACATGAATTCAACTGGGTGAGGGTAACCCTTCAAGAACTTAGCCTGAAACACGAACCAAATCCCCCAACCCACAGTAGCCACTAGCAGAAAGAAGCACCCCAGCAACCATGACTTTTGAGATGTTGTAGTAATGTCGGTTTCAGATTCCTCAATGTGAAAAATCGGGTGTGATATTATTGGCTTTAGATATGGTCCTTTGTAGAAGGCAAGTATTGCTGCCCCTCCCACACATATCATCATTCCTCCCACCTTTGCTATCCCAGCTGCTTTCTTTAAGTTCACTCTCTCCATTCtgcatatttgtttaattagtttagatTCATTTCCTCCATTctattcaactttttaaatttacttgaGAATACAAcacttttaaaagataatatataacattgattttaaaaaatgaaataattgtCAAACTAGAATTGTTAGTCTCacacttttgatattttgtaaagttAACGATAATTAAGTGTAATTATTAGtaattcaattctttttaaaagttatatatatatttcatgtagcaaattttgattaaacGATTAAGTGAACGATACAAAAATATGTGTAGTACAGCTAACACtataactttatatatatatatatatatgtgaaagACTCAAAAACTTATGTGTCATATCACTATTACTGTATTGTTCCATGAGAATTGGGATCTTGACTTTAGAATTGTGTAGATGGGAAGTGTGGAAAATTAagtatttgttttcaaatctctctttttcattcttatttataaaatatataataaaaattaattatttacatttttaaaaactagtaatctttttttctcaaactaaataaaaatatttatattatcttAATGTGCATTTTTTTGAGTTTGctattgtttgaaaaaaaatatgtctattttaaaaagttatctTTATGTTTAGCTACTTATCTTATAGActataatttatcatttttttttttattatcaaatttatatataattaataattaagtctaaACAATTCTACTATTTACTTCAAAAGCACGAAAAATCACCTAAATAAGACGGCGAAGATGAACGTTGAGACAGGAAGACAGTTGAAAGCTGCAGCTCCAAGAGTTGCTGATGTGTAATCAACGGCCACTCCATAAGCATTCATTGCAAGAGTTATCCTAAAAAACCaattcattaatataataaaattatgatcattttcatcttaCAACGTTATATATTTGACActacaataatttttacttgataacgtaaattaattaaacaatactATTTTTCAATAGGTTAATacgttattattattattaaacattaattaaatacacaccctatcaatgaaatgaaaaaacattGGCAGAGCTGTTTGAAGGACAATggcctcttctccttcctgaAACATAGTATGAACATATAAAGAATGAGCTTGGTTTCAATTAAGTTATGCACGTATATTGATAGttggaggaaaaaaatattttgaaagaaaggaGACGTACCCTTTTAAGAGTAAAGTTAGTGGGATTAGGATGAGACTGCCAGCAGCTTGACGATAGAAGAGGAAGATATACGTATTCATACCGGTAGCGAAGGCAGCCTTGGACAATAAGCTCATTCCAGCAAAAgtaatttgaatgaaaattgcAACAAGGTAAGGCTTCTTGGAATCCATTTTTAGGAAGGTGTATAAGGATAGTTTAGAGTACACTTTTGGGTTTTTGGCAGTCCTTTATATAAGGGCAAGAGGCTGCTGATAGGAGGATAAGGGAAactgaaatgaaaaaaataataatgataatgataaacATTCATGCAAAGACACAAAAAGTATTTTAGACGATATTCTTTGCTTAGAAATGAGTCGTTCATATACATTATATGTGGTTAATAATGCGATAAGTGACACCAATGGTTGGAATTTTAAGTACATAATTTATTCCACCAAAAAGGATTTTGTGCTGATTTTAGGTTtgtcttttaattcttttaaaaaattatttcattgctaaaattattttacatatattacaataacctattaaatgataaatattgaCAGACATAGACTCTATCgatatttattctttataaattcgaaaattttgctatactaataaatattttgattcaattttctatatttaaaaataaatatttattacttaCCAAatattgtttagtttttatttgtataggTCAGCTGTAAgcttcttttcctttcactTGTGAACCATTGTATATCTTAAGATAATGTGGGAAAGCTTGAGTTCTAACTCCTTTCCTATGTTCTAATATAAGTGTgtgtaataattaaatataaaaacaaccTTTCTTTGATTAattccatctttctttttttaaaaaaatatattggaattctttgaaaaacttttttttaaaaaaaaagcacctttgatttttctcagatatactaattttcttgttcttaATGGATCCTAGGtcgagtttttaaaaacagaaacatatttgaaaaactatacttaattttttttttacttttcaacaTGTGTTCTTTgtctttttacaaaaaaaaaaaagtatttttacattaatatttgaaattgactttaaaagtgttaaaatcatatttatctAGTTAAATAATAACTCTAAAGCATATCTTTAACcactaaaaattaatatattatttaaattcacttttaaattaattttcatatgattatgaatcattttttaatatagttaaaaacatatttaaatagtttagaATTTTATAATCACTCTCAAATATAACATGGTGTTaaatatagattataaaataaaagaaaataaaagatgttaATTAAGTAAGTTAAGACTAAAAATCCAGCTAAGgacttgaacttttaaaacatccaaaaaagaaaagaatagttaacaaagaaaaataaagaaacaggCAAGTGGTTGCATATGTTCATCAAAGAAATTTCTTTAGGccaaaagataaaagatacCAAATTTGGTTTCAACTTTAGAAGTTATCGAACGTGTAAATTACCACCTTAGTTTaggatgaaaagaaattaaatatattaatttcatatatgcaaaatattaaaagagtttaatgttttattcACCGAAAAAATTCCtcctaatttaaatattgtggaaagcatatgtatatatatatatatatatatatatatatatatatatatatatttgcttaCGTCAACATTCTCttcattagaaaaatgtttcTTCATAGGATGACTCTgcccaatatatatatatatatatatatatatataattaaataaagaatggTCAAAAGAAGGATGTGTTTTGCTTCCAAAATATGATTGGACAAAGAGTACACTTTCAAAATCCATGTTTAcactaaatattgaaaaaataaataaatgtaaatataatattctaTACCATAAACTCACttcatgttttaaaatttaaatatgtatagCCTATTATTATATACTATAGTAACTatgaaaataagtttataaaatgtgattaaaatatttaatcgGGTTTAGAACAACTTTTAAATGAGTTATTGTGATTACATATTATTAAACGTcaatatgataataaatataattctgACCTGATTTTTCTATTGGATTTCTTGTTTTGAAATCTTTGTTTTCAGCTTCTATCCATGTTATTTTCGATCAACCACCtgtaaatttgaagtttctatattattttatagtcTATCATTTTTAAACGAATACAACCAAAATTCAACATCCATTCTTATGTTATTTTAAGCATAATTTTCAGTAACATAAATGTTagggtttgttttttctacCATCcatattgacatttttttctagtatatatttttttttttggcatttGTGAATGGAATGGAGTGGAATGTAATAACTGCCAATTTTACAACATTTCGAATATTCGAAGCCGTCTATGA
This DNA window, taken from Cucumis sativus cultivar 9930 chromosome 6, Cucumber_9930_V3, whole genome shotgun sequence, encodes the following:
- the LOC101208318 gene encoding WAT1-related protein At5g64700 gives rise to the protein MDSKKPYLVAIFIQITFAGMSLLSKAAFATGMNTYIFLFYRQAAGSLILIPLTLLLKGKEKRPLSFKQLCQCFFISLIGITLAMNAYGVAVDYTSATLGAAAFNCLPVSTFIFAVLFRMERVNLKKAAGIAKVGGMMICVGGAAILAFYKGPYLKPIISHPIFHIEESETDITTTSQKSWLLGCFFLLVATVGWGIWFVFQAKFLKGYPHPVEFMCAQTVMSVVQCFVVAIIVERDPSEWKLGWNVRLYAVLYCGILVIGIANNAQCWVIKEKGPVFQAMMMPLNLVATIIGSQLFLAEGIYLGSVIGAILLVTSLYSVLWGKNKELVVTPTNQERPSSPDSLPQKESEEPANRSQVDSTIV